GGGCGACGGTGAACTCTGCACCTTTGCCTGTCTCGCTTTGCAGGGTAATGGCGCCACCCATCATTTCACAAAAGCGCCTGCTGATGGAAAGGCCGAGGCCACTGCCACCGTAGAGGCGGGTGCTTGAAGAGTCCCCCAGGGTGAAGGGCTCGAAGATCTGCTCATGGATACTGGGATCAATACCTATGCCGGTGTCCCGAACGCGCAGGAGTACCCACGGTTCGCTGTGGCGCTGCTCCGCACTGACGGTCAGTGCAACCTGGCCATTTTCCGTGAAGCGGCCGGCATTATTCAGCAGGTGGATCAGCACCTGGCGGATTTTCTGCCGATCACTGTACATGGTTCCGATGTTCTCATCGCAGCGCACGTCAAGGGTATTCCCATTCTTGTGGATAGCCGCCTGGACGCTTTGGGCTACCTGCCGGGCTTCGCTGCAGATATCGAAGGACTCGGCCTGCAGCTGCGCGGTCTGACTTTCCAGGTCAGCCATATCCAGAATGTCGTTGATGATCTGCAGCAGCTGACGCCCGGCTTTCTGCACACGCTCCATATCCTGGTAGATCTGCCCCTGGGGATCTGAACGGTACTCTTCCTGAAGCATTTCGCTGTAGCCGATAATGGCGTTGAGGGGGGTGCGCAACTCGTGGCTCATATTGGCCATGAACTGGCTCTTGACGCGATTGGCCAATTCCGAGCGGTTACGGGATTCCAGCAGCATGATCTCCGTCTCCTTGTGACGGCTGATATCGCGGGTGGCCCCAAAGATACTGGGCAAAGCCGCACTGCTGTCACGGAATCCGATCACGTGGTCGTGGAGGTGGATCATCTGTTTATCACAGCGCAGTGCCCGGTATTCGAGCTCACCATGGTAGTCGACCTGGGAGGCCTGCCGGGCTGCGGCTTGCATATGACTGCGATACCGTGACCAGTCATCGGGGTGAATATGCTTGCGAATATATTCATCCAGCTCCAGGGTGAGTGTGTCGCCTTTGGTGACCATGCCAAGAAGCTCCTGGTGCTCGCGGGTAAGGTGCAGCTGCATGGAGGCTGGCTCCATCTCCCAGCCACCCACCTGGGCGATGCGCTGAGCCATGGAAAGGCGCATGCGGTTGCGCGAGATGATGCTGCGGGACTTTTCCAGTTCACGGGTTTTCTCCAGCAGCTGCAGGCGGTGCCGCTCCTTTTCGTTATGAATGGCTTTCAGCTCAGCATGGGTCGATTGCAGCTCTTCATTGGTGGTCTCCAGCTCTTCATTGGAGGCCTGCAACTCCTCGTTGGAGGACTGCAACTCTTCATTGAGGGACTGCAGTTCCTCGTTAGAAGTTTCCAGTTCCTCAATAACCGTCTGCAGGTGTTCCCGCACGGAGATGAGTTCATCCTGCATCTCGCGCACCAGCTCAGCGTCCAGCTCGTTGCCATCTCCGGGCAGGTTCGCAACTTCATGGCGACTGACAATGCCTTCATCCTCGTCAAACCAGAGCAGGTACTGCCAGTGATTCTCCCGCAACACGGGAATGACTTTGATGCGCATGCTGATCGCCTCGGCCTGGGAAAGGGGCAACAATGTCGTGCGTCCACTGAAAGGATGCTGACTTTTCCTGACCCTGCTCATGGCCAGACGCAGGTCATTACGCAGCTCCTTGCGCAGCATGCCCAGGATGTTCCCGCTGAAATCCCCGTGGCGAATACTGATATAGTGGCTGACATCTCCCTGCACGTGCACAATATTCAGGTCGTGGTCAAGCAGCAGCCACTTGTGCATCATGCTGCGCATCACAGCGTCCTTGACGTGGTCCTCAAGGCTCTGGGCGGTTCGTTCCGGTGGTTGCGGCCTTGTCTGCTGCTGCAACAGAGCTCCTGCCATCAAACGTCCGTAGGGTGCGACTCGGGCACCATGGATCCGCCGATAGATATTATTCTCCCGATCCAGCGGCTCAAAGAGATCGTCAAAGGCGCTCAGGCTCTCCGATTTGCCGGTAAACAGTACTCCCGACGGGTTCAAGGCGTAGGAAAAGAGCGCAAGGGTCTTTCGCTGCAGGGGCTGATTCAGCGAAACCAGAAGGTTACGGCAACTGACCAGGTTCATGCGCAGAAAGGGTGGATCCTTGATGATATCGTGCCGGGAAAAGACCACCATCTCGCGGATGGTTTTGCTGACTTCAAGTGAAGCTCCGCGACTGATGAAGTATCGATTGACCATATCGCCGTCCATGGCAGCGAGCTGCACATGGGCGTAATGGCCGCGTCTGGCGATGACAAGGGCATCCTGATCAATGTCGGTGGCAAATATCTGTACCTGGCTCTTGCGGTGATCGCCGCCCAGAATATTGCAGATCACCATGGCTATGCTGTACGCCTCTTCACCGGTGGAGCAGCCCGGCACCCATACCCGGATGGGTGCGCCGGGGGCCTGCTTTTTCAGGAGATCCGCCATGACGTCTTCCAGAGCGGCAAAGGCCTGTGAGTCGCGGAAAAACGACGTGACACTGATCAGCATATCCCGAAATAACTTTTCCTGCTCTCCTTCACATTGGGCCAAGTGCTTCACATAGCTGCCAAGGCTGCTGATTTTCAAGGCGGCCATGCGCCGTTCAAGGCGCCGGTTGATGGTGGAAAGTTTGTAGTGGGTGAAGTCGACACCGGAATGCTGCAGAAGCTGCTGGAAAATCTGCTCCATGTCAGAAGGAGCCTTGCGTGAGCGTGGGGGAAGAGCCACTTCGCCACTGATGCGGAAAATCTCAACAAGCTCCTGGCCAATTGCTTCCGGTGGCAGGATAATATCAATGTGCCCCGTGGCTATGGCATTCGTGGGCATGCCGTCATACTTGGCCGTATCGGGCTGCTGGGCAATGGTAATGCCACCACCTGCTTTTATGGCGCGGACTCCCACAGAGCCATCGGAGCCGGTGCCGGAAAGAATAACGCCAATGGCGTGGTTCCCAAACTCCTGGGCGAGGGATTGCAGAAAGAGATCCACCGATGGTCGCGGCCCTACGGAGTGGGCGCCAGGCAGGTGCAGCTGAATGCGATTTTTGCGCAGAGTAATATCGTGATTGGGAGGGGTGATGTAGATTCTGCCCTGGGAGAGTCGCTCGCCATGGCCAGCTTCGCTGACTTCAATGGTGCTGTCCTTGCCGAGCAGAGACACAAGCATGGTTCTGTAGGTCGGACTGAGATGCTGGACGATGACATAGGCGATGGGAGCCTGGGGAGGAAGATGGGCGACAAATAACTTCAGCGCTTCAAGGCCACCAGCACTGGCTCCAACACCAACGACTATGAGGGTACTCTTCCCGGATTTCCTGGCGCCTGCTGACCGTTCCACACTCACCTCTTGCGGCGTGGACGCGCACTGAGCCGCGTCGCTGACATTCCCCTGTGAATAACAGGCATCAGTCAGGTTATACGCCACTTTCCGGAATGCTGCAACCATCGAAAAATACAAGCTCTGTCGTCATGGCAGGGGAAATTCCCGAAAGCGCGTGAGAAAGAACCGGCAAACGTCAATGTTTACCTGAGGCAGTAGTTCAGCATGTTCTGCTTACTGGAGGTTTCTTCGTCCAGAAATACCCGTGCGCACGTGAAAAAATTCATGATACAGGGATGCTTGATGCTGTAGTAAATCTTCTGCCCCTCTTTTTCGTAGCTGACGATGCCAATGGACGAGAGTATGGAAAGGTGCTTTGATATGGTGGACTGGTCATAGGGGGTCTTGTCCACAATATCCTGAACACAGATCCTCTCGCGGGCAACCAGCTCAAGAATAAAGAGGCGCGTGGGGTGTGCCAGCGCTTTGGCAACCTGGGCAATAAAATCGTAATCACTGCATTTTTCTGACACGGGCAGCTCCTGAACTTCCAATTCTTCAGTTGGTAATGTGCTTATGTCCAAAGGGCACATGAAAAAATCCTCACATCGCTGAAAACAGATACTGCCGATACGTCGCTTTTCCATTTTCAGCTTCACCATATTACCAAAGCGCCATGAATTAATAAAGATAAAATTGATAGGAAAAGTAGGAAATCCCCCTGGCGATCTCTCAGCAACTCTTACTTCATCATTCACAGGGACTTACAACATCGCTCCCGGCAAGATGGCTTCTGCGCACAAAAACTGTTGACATCTCATTTTCACACTGCTATAACCCTCACTCGTTGTCGCGGGGTAGAGCAGCCTGGTAGCTCGTCGGGCTCATAACCCGAAGGTCGTCGGTTCAAATCCGGCCCCCGCAACCAACATTTCCGGCGGTGTACCTCAGCTGGTTAGAGGACCCGGCTCATATCCGGGGCGTCCGGTGTTCGACCCACCGCACCGCCACCATTTCTGCCATTTAGTTCCATGCAATAAAAAAAGCAGACAAGCAAATTGTCTGCTTTTTTATTGCTTCTGTGACGACTCTGTAATCAACTGACACACATACCCTCAATTTCCGTGACTGAAATTCGAATCTCCACGATAAAACATATTGACACATTTTCTTTTTTTTATATCATGCCCCTGAGTCAACTACCCTGGAGGAGTCGTTTTTCATGAAGCGAACACGACAAAGCTCAATGTTGAAAAGAAATGCCATGCGCATCTTTTTCTTTCTCTCCTGCATCGCCTACGCCCTTATTCTGGCCCTGAACTGGAACACTGGCGTATAGGCCCGACACAAGAACACGAAGCCTGCGGATACACCATCAGCAGGCTTTTTTTCATGTCTACCTGCGCTCAAAATCAATGCGCGGATCAATGAGCATATAGGCAATATCACCCACGAGTTTCAAGAGCAGGCCTATCAGGGTGAAAATATACAGCGTACCGAAAATCACCGGGTAGTCACGACTCATAACCGCTTCAAATCCCAGCAGCCCCAACCCATCCAGCGAAAAGATAATCTCGATCAGCAGCGACCCCGTCAAGAAAATACCCAGAAGAGCTGCCGGAACACCGGCAATGATGATGAGCATGGCATTACGAAAGACATGTCCATAGAGAACACCTCTTTCCGTCAATCCCTTGGCACGTGCCGTCATCACATATTGCTTGTTGATCTCATCCAGAAATGAATTCTTGGTAAGCATCGTCATAGTGGCAAAGCTGCTCACGACAGAAGCCAGTACCGGCAGCGTGATATGCCACAGGTAATCGCCCACCTTCCCCGCCAAAGAGAGGTCATGGAAATGTGGTGATGTCAGCCCCCGCAGGGGAAACCAGGCGAAGTAACTGCCTCCGGCAAAAAGCACTATCAGGATTATGGCAAAGAGAAAATTCGGGATTGCGTAACCGACGACAACGACTGTACTGCTCCACACATCAAAACGACTGCCGTGTCGCAGCGCTTTGGCGATACCCAGGGGGACGGAAATGGCATAGGCAAGCAACGTTGTCCACAGACCAAGAGTTATGGAAACCGGCATCTTTTCAATAATCAGCCCCATAACACTCTTTTCGCGATAAAAACTTTCGCCGAAGTCAAAGACCAGGTAACTGCGGATCATGATCCAAAATCGCTCATGGGCTGGACGGTCAAATCCATATTGCCGCTCTATGCGCCGAAGAAGGTCGGGATCTATCCCCTGAGCACCACGGTACGCCGTGGAATCGGCGCGAAAAACCTCCGAGCCACCGGCATCGCCCCGCCCCATGCCAATACCTGTTTCGAAACCGTGCAGCTGAGCCATGGCCCGCTCAACCGGCCCACCAGGTGCAGACTGAACTATAATGAAATTCAACAGCATTATGCCGAAAAGGGTCGGGATGATCAGCAGCAGACGCCGCAGAATATAGTGAACCATGTCAACGTTGACGGCTTCCCCTCTGGCGCGTGATGGTGGCAGACTTCTCCGGATCTACCCACCAGGTATCAAAAGCCAGGTCGTAGGGAGGATTTTCGGAAGGTTTCGCAAACAGATCCCAGTAGGCAACCCGATAGCTGGTAATATGCCAGTGCGGGACGACATAGTGACCCCACTGCAGCACGCGATCGAGGGCGCGAGCGCTGACAACAAGTTCTTCGCGATCCGATGCCGCGATAATGTTTTCCACCAGCGCATCGACCACCGGGTCCTTGATACCAATGAGATTACGGCTCCCCTCCTGATCCGCAAAGGCTGAATGCCAGAAATCCCGCTGTTCGTTCCCCGGCGAGGTCGACTGAGGAAAAACCGCGACCACCACATCGAAGTCGAAGGAGCGCACCCGATTGACATACTGAGTGACATCGACAACGCGAATACTGCTTTCGATGCCCATTCGTTCAAGATTACGCCGATATGGCTGAATAATCCGCTCCCAGATTGTGTCAAAAATCAGAAACTCGATATCCATGGTGCTACCGCTGGAACGGTGTGTCAGGCGCCCCCCCTGAATCTCCCAGCCTGCCTGCCGCAACAGCGAGGACGCAATGCGCATATTATCGCGGATGGCTCCAGACCCATCGGTTTCGGGAGCGCGGTAAACCTGGGTAAACACTTCATCGGGTAACTGCTCGCGCCACGGTTCAAGCAGCCGCAGTTCTGCCGCACCGGGCAAGTCGACAGCAGCCATTTCGGAATTGGAAAAATAGCTGTGGGAGCGAGCATACGCGTTATAAAAAAGGTTCCGGTTTGTCCATTCGAAATCAAAGAGATAGGCGAGAGCCTGACGCACCCGGGGGTCAGTAAACATTGGTCGACGAGTGTTCAAGGCAAATCCCTGCATGCCCGTGGGGTTTCGGTGTGGCAGGTTCTCGCGCTGAATCATCCCCTGCCTTACAGCGGGAATACTGTAGCTGACGGCCCAGTCCTTAGCGTTGTTTTCAAGGCGGAAATCATAGGCTCCCGACTTAAATGCTTCCAGGGCCACATTACCATCGCGATAATAATCCACGGTTATGGCATCGAAATTATGACGGCCTCGTTTGATGGGATGATTGCGTGCCCAATAGTCTTCCACCCGCTCATAGGTTATGGAACGCCCGGCATCAACGCGGGCCACGCGATAGGGACCGGAGCCCAGCGGAATTACCGTGGAAGATCGGCTGAAATCCTTGTCTTCCCAGAAGTGTTTCGGCAGAATCGCTGCCTGGCCGACGATCAGCGGGAGTTCCATATTGCCGGCAGAAGAGAATTCAAAACGCACCCGTCTGGTTTCCACCGCCGTCACCGAGTCAATATCTCCATAGTAGGCCTGATAAAACGGGGAGCCTTGAGTGCGCAGTATTTCAAAGGTAAAGACGACATCATGGGCCGTGACCGGTTTACCATCGTGGAATCGAGCGTCAGGGTGCAGGATGAATTCTACCCATGAACGATCGTCGGGCAGAATGATTTTCGTGGCCAGTAACCCATACTCCGTGAAAGGCTCATCGGCTGAGCGCTCCAGGAGCGAGTCATAGACCAGCGTTATCCGGGAGTCCGCAACCCCTCTCTCAACAAAGGGATTCAGACTGTCGAAAGTGCCGACACTGTGCAGGGATATCCGGCCACCTTTCGGGGCGTCGGGATTCACGTAGGAAAAATGCCTGAAGTCTGCACCATAACGTGGCTCACCGTGCATGGCTATGGCATGCACAGGCTGCGGCTCAGATGCCTGCAGACTCAGAGGAACCAGAGTGGCACAAAAGAAGAGCGCCAGGGCGAGAGAATTTCCGGCAAGGCGCATCGCCCTGCCGGCAACATTGTGCACGTGGCTGATGTCGATCAGACACAGGCGGTACTTCATCGACCCAGGGCGACTATGGAGCGCAGCTGGGACAGCTTGGATTTCACCTGCTCCAGCGAGTTGACAGAGTTGCGCAGTGGCGCCCCGATACTCTGGGGAGTCGGCTGCTTCCAGGTGGCAATATCTTTGAGGGAGTTGACCACATCGCCAATAACCTGCATGTTTTTCTCGATCTCACCATTGTGCTCGATGAAATTCAACACTTCCCTGACTTCACGATCGCGGCTGATTTTCTTCGCCGCCTTGAAGAGGTTCAGGGTCAGCACCTCGTTGTTCAGAGGCTTCATCATGTAACTGGTTACCCCAAGGGCAATGAGGTTAAAAAGATAATCAGAGTCGTTGTGGGCAGAGGTGATGAATATTGCCTGATCGGGGTTGATTTCCAGAATCCGCCGCGTCAGCTCGATACCGTTCATAGCTGGCATATTGATATCCATAATCACAATGTCGTGTTTCTGGGGATTGTACTTATCCAACGCCTCCTGGCCATTGCGCGCAACCTCAACCTGATTGAAAAACTTCGCCAGAAAATCCCGGGTCATCTTCAACACGGTAGAGTTGTCTTCGGCGTAGAGCACGCCAAGCTTATCTGTATATTTTTTCAGCATATTAGGCGTAACCATAGTCCGAAAGCCTCCCCTTGTTGCATGTCTATCAACAGATACATTTTGGAAGATAGTGTATTCACCAGAGGCTGTCAATCCCAATCATCCTCGTTTGTGCGAAATAGATTCACTCCGCTGCCACAACCACGGAGGACTGAAAACAATTCATATGTGACTATGGGTTCTCTTTCTGCGCCGGCTGCGACAGGGCTGCGCCCTCCTCGCCACAGGCCAGTGAATTGATTTCGCGCTGACGGCCAATGCTCAGCGCCAGCTCCTCCATGGACTGCTGGCGTATGCGCGCCTGCTCGCCCTCATGCTTCCCTCGAATGCCACGTTCGCGCACAAGACGGTAAAAACCTGTATTCAAATGCCGCAAGACGCTCTTCAGCGCAGAAGCAGTGCGGGAGATGGAGATGTCAGCCAGAACCGAGAAGCTTGCCACGAAGAGAAAGGCATGGAGTATCACCGTGCCAGCCTGCCCCAGATACAGATGCGAGTAGTACGCGCTCACCTCTGCCAGCATTCCGCCAGCGGGGGTTTCAGCTGGGTACATGGGGTCGATCACGAAGATACTGCCAATGAAAGCTCCCTGGGAAACAAAGAGCAGCGGAACAGCCAGAATCTTACGCCCGATTTTGCGCTTTGGCCTCTGGCCTGACTGTTCGACAGGAGCTCGAGCCAGCAGTCGGTAGAGCACAAGGCCAATAAAAAAAGGAAGAAGCCAGCTGCTCACGCCCAGAAAC
This portion of the Desulfurispirillum indicum S5 genome encodes:
- a CDS encoding chemotaxis protein CheB; this translates as MERSAGARKSGKSTLIVVGVGASAGGLEALKLFVAHLPPQAPIAYVIVQHLSPTYRTMLVSLLGKDSTIEVSEAGHGERLSQGRIYITPPNHDITLRKNRIQLHLPGAHSVGPRPSVDLFLQSLAQEFGNHAIGVILSGTGSDGSVGVRAIKAGGGITIAQQPDTAKYDGMPTNAIATGHIDIILPPEAIGQELVEIFRISGEVALPPRSRKAPSDMEQIFQQLLQHSGVDFTHYKLSTINRRLERRMAALKISSLGSYVKHLAQCEGEQEKLFRDMLISVTSFFRDSQAFAALEDVMADLLKKQAPGAPIRVWVPGCSTGEEAYSIAMVICNILGGDHRKSQVQIFATDIDQDALVIARRGHYAHVQLAAMDGDMVNRYFISRGASLEVSKTIREMVVFSRHDIIKDPPFLRMNLVSCRNLLVSLNQPLQRKTLALFSYALNPSGVLFTGKSESLSAFDDLFEPLDRENNIYRRIHGARVAPYGRLMAGALLQQQTRPQPPERTAQSLEDHVKDAVMRSMMHKWLLLDHDLNIVHVQGDVSHYISIRHGDFSGNILGMLRKELRNDLRLAMSRVRKSQHPFSGRTTLLPLSQAEAISMRIKVIPVLRENHWQYLLWFDEDEGIVSRHEVANLPGDGNELDAELVREMQDELISVREHLQTVIEELETSNEELQSLNEELQSSNEELQASNEELETTNEELQSTHAELKAIHNEKERHRLQLLEKTRELEKSRSIISRNRMRLSMAQRIAQVGGWEMEPASMQLHLTREHQELLGMVTKGDTLTLELDEYIRKHIHPDDWSRYRSHMQAAARQASQVDYHGELEYRALRCDKQMIHLHDHVIGFRDSSAALPSIFGATRDISRHKETEIMLLESRNRSELANRVKSQFMANMSHELRTPLNAIIGYSEMLQEEYRSDPQGQIYQDMERVQKAGRQLLQIINDILDMADLESQTAQLQAESFDICSEARQVAQSVQAAIHKNGNTLDVRCDENIGTMYSDRQKIRQVLIHLLNNAGRFTENGQVALTVSAEQRHSEPWVLLRVRDTGIGIDPSIHEQIFEPFTLGDSSSTRLYGGSGLGLSISRRFCEMMGGAITLQSETGKGAEFTVALPLNLP
- a CDS encoding ArsR/SmtB family transcription factor; this translates as MSEKCSDYDFIAQVAKALAHPTRLFILELVARERICVQDIVDKTPYDQSTISKHLSILSSIGIVSYEKEGQKIYYSIKHPCIMNFFTCARVFLDEETSSKQNMLNYCLR
- a CDS encoding microcin C ABC transporter permease YejB, encoding MVHYILRRLLLIIPTLFGIMLLNFIIVQSAPGGPVERAMAQLHGFETGIGMGRGDAGGSEVFRADSTAYRGAQGIDPDLLRRIERQYGFDRPAHERFWIMIRSYLVFDFGESFYREKSVMGLIIEKMPVSITLGLWTTLLAYAISVPLGIAKALRHGSRFDVWSSTVVVVGYAIPNFLFAIILIVLFAGGSYFAWFPLRGLTSPHFHDLSLAGKVGDYLWHITLPVLASVVSSFATMTMLTKNSFLDEINKQYVMTARAKGLTERGVLYGHVFRNAMLIIIAGVPAALLGIFLTGSLLIEIIFSLDGLGLLGFEAVMSRDYPVIFGTLYIFTLIGLLLKLVGDIAYMLIDPRIDFERR
- a CDS encoding extracellular solute-binding protein; amino-acid sequence: MKYRLCLIDISHVHNVAGRAMRLAGNSLALALFFCATLVPLSLQASEPQPVHAIAMHGEPRYGADFRHFSYVNPDAPKGGRISLHSVGTFDSLNPFVERGVADSRITLVYDSLLERSADEPFTEYGLLATKIILPDDRSWVEFILHPDARFHDGKPVTAHDVVFTFEILRTQGSPFYQAYYGDIDSVTAVETRRVRFEFSSAGNMELPLIVGQAAILPKHFWEDKDFSRSSTVIPLGSGPYRVARVDAGRSITYERVEDYWARNHPIKRGRHNFDAITVDYYRDGNVALEAFKSGAYDFRLENNAKDWAVSYSIPAVRQGMIQRENLPHRNPTGMQGFALNTRRPMFTDPRVRQALAYLFDFEWTNRNLFYNAYARSHSYFSNSEMAAVDLPGAAELRLLEPWREQLPDEVFTQVYRAPETDGSGAIRDNMRIASSLLRQAGWEIQGGRLTHRSSGSTMDIEFLIFDTIWERIIQPYRRNLERMGIESSIRVVDVTQYVNRVRSFDFDVVVAVFPQSTSPGNEQRDFWHSAFADQEGSRNLIGIKDPVVDALVENIIAASDREELVVSARALDRVLQWGHYVVPHWHITSYRVAYWDLFAKPSENPPYDLAFDTWWVDPEKSATITRQRGSRQR
- a CDS encoding response regulator transcription factor: MVTPNMLKKYTDKLGVLYAEDNSTVLKMTRDFLAKFFNQVEVARNGQEALDKYNPQKHDIVIMDINMPAMNGIELTRRILEINPDQAIFITSAHNDSDYLFNLIALGVTSYMMKPLNNEVLTLNLFKAAKKISRDREVREVLNFIEHNGEIEKNMQVIGDVVNSLKDIATWKQPTPQSIGAPLRNSVNSLEQVKSKLSQLRSIVALGR
- a CDS encoding DNA translocase FtsK 4TM domain-containing protein, producing MKAWISIILFLTGIYISVSLVSYHSYDPTFSKAFYPYVAAEIQNKGGLIGANLADLLIQFLGVSSWLLPFFIGLVLYRLLARAPVEQSGQRPKRKIGRKILAVPLLFVSQGAFIGSIFVIDPMYPAETPAGGMLAEVSAYYSHLYLGQAGTVILHAFLFVASFSVLADISISRTASALKSVLRHLNTGFYRLVRERGIRGKHEGEQARIRQQSMEELALSIGRQREINSLACGEEGAALSQPAQKENP